A single Paenibacillus sp. FSL R5-0517 DNA region contains:
- a CDS encoding SDR family NAD(P)-dependent oxidoreductase: MKKTVFVTGANKGIGYEIVKQLGEAGWKVILGARSVERGEAAVSELTSRGLDVEFVQIDMIDMKSIELAADTIYKKYPSINLLINNAGMPGAFSHSFTDTKEEDLRNAFEVNFFGTFRLNQRLFPLIKDNEGTIINVSTDMASLDHMQNAEFTLNAFDYNSSKTANSAMTLSMAYEVKNSKAQVFAVTPGFTSTDLNGNAEGGKSKEAGAAIIVRYATDGKRHNGEFLDEDGVYPW, from the coding sequence ATGAAAAAGACTGTTTTTGTAACCGGAGCAAATAAAGGAATTGGATATGAAATTGTAAAACAGTTGGGTGAAGCTGGTTGGAAAGTTATCCTTGGCGCAAGGAGTGTCGAACGGGGGGAAGCAGCTGTTTCGGAGTTAACTTCCAGGGGATTGGATGTAGAATTTGTGCAGATCGACATGATCGACATGAAGAGTATCGAACTGGCAGCTGATACGATCTATAAGAAGTATCCCTCAATAAACCTTCTGATCAATAATGCAGGTATGCCTGGTGCATTCTCTCATTCCTTCACGGATACGAAAGAGGAAGACCTGCGGAACGCCTTCGAAGTGAACTTTTTCGGCACGTTCCGTTTGAATCAGCGTTTGTTCCCGTTAATCAAAGATAATGAAGGCACAATCATTAATGTTTCGACCGACATGGCATCTCTGGACCATATGCAAAATGCGGAATTCACTTTAAATGCCTTCGACTATAACTCATCCAAAACGGCCAACAGTGCCATGACTCTTTCCATGGCCTATGAAGTCAAAAACAGCAAGGCTCAAGTCTTTGCAGTCACGCCCGGATTCACTTCAACAGATCTTAACGGCAATGCCGAAGGCGGTAAATCAAAAGAAGCCGGCGCTGCGATTATCGTGCGTTATGCGACAGATGGTAAACGCCATAATGGGGAGTTCCTTGATGAGGATGGCGTATACCCTTGGTAA
- a CDS encoding GNAT family N-acetyltransferase has translation MGVSLDKACLTDAVTIHEMKVKSFMPLLEKYQDFETSPANETVERVITQINQSFTDYFIIRHLEIAVGGIRVVKKENQVYSVSPIFILPEHQGKGIAQKVFTIVEQIYDDAKSWKLGTILQEKGNCYLYEKIGYKKTGATKAINDKMTMVFYEKHL, from the coding sequence ATGGGGGTTTCATTAGATAAAGCATGTTTAACAGATGCAGTGACTATTCATGAGATGAAAGTTAAATCATTTATGCCTTTGTTGGAAAAATATCAGGATTTTGAAACAAGCCCTGCTAATGAAACCGTAGAAAGAGTTATTACTCAAATCAATCAATCTTTTACAGATTATTTCATAATTCGTCATCTTGAAATTGCTGTTGGTGGAATAAGAGTCGTGAAAAAAGAAAATCAAGTCTACAGTGTTAGCCCAATTTTTATACTGCCAGAACATCAAGGAAAAGGAATTGCTCAAAAAGTCTTTACAATAGTTGAGCAGATATATGATGATGCAAAATCATGGAAACTAGGTACCATCTTGCAAGAGAAGGGAAACTGTTATTTGTATGAAAAGATAGGTTATAAAAAAACAGGTGCAACAAAAGCAATTAACGACAAAATGACAATGGTATTTTATGAGAAGCATTTATAG
- a CDS encoding ATP-binding protein, whose protein sequence is MNSLPKKNKLRLRRLHQWIWPRSLRSQLLSRSLFVLAGLLLLIGILQFWIMESFLYRNQAKTMQEQLMSMPPVWLGIQSRSGSSNNPFGGQAGNGSGNRVLFIPDRSLALFDNQGTFEDVFGEDGLKAPHLSSVEYQDITVDLKEQKHIPYRIVTDSQGNEQLIVFASPGPRNRGLPMVQMGTATKPLKDLIIKQLLIFLMLSLLAMVAGLILYTKVLRRTLIPLSNMVNKVQQIDAGSLAERLPVVQGQEEVDQLAVSFNGMLERLENSFEAERESKEQMQRFLSDASHELRTPLTSIHGFIEVLQRGAATNQDQLYKALDSMHGESVRINKLVEDLLLLTKLDQAPKQEREVIQLDSLLLEMQPQLAMMAQLRSIHLDLTAAVHILADPYKLKQVVLNLFHNAVQHTDPEHGAISITLYATHHKAELSVKDNGTGIEPAHLPHIFERFYRTSSSRSRKQGGAGLGLAITRSIVESYGGKITVRSQVGVGTEFMILMPLYKTDV, encoded by the coding sequence ATGAACTCACTGCCTAAGAAAAATAAACTTCGTTTAAGACGTCTTCACCAATGGATCTGGCCCCGTTCACTGCGTTCTCAATTGCTCTCACGTTCTCTGTTCGTGCTTGCTGGGTTGCTATTGTTAATCGGTATCCTGCAATTCTGGATCATGGAAAGCTTTCTGTATCGAAATCAGGCAAAAACCATGCAAGAACAGCTCATGTCCATGCCCCCGGTTTGGCTTGGAATCCAGTCACGTAGTGGCTCTTCCAACAATCCTTTTGGAGGACAGGCAGGTAACGGATCTGGCAATCGGGTGCTATTTATTCCGGACCGGTCACTGGCGTTGTTTGATAATCAAGGTACATTTGAGGATGTTTTTGGGGAAGACGGTCTGAAAGCTCCTCATCTATCAAGCGTTGAATATCAAGACATTACAGTGGATTTGAAAGAACAAAAACATATTCCCTATCGGATCGTAACGGATAGTCAAGGGAATGAGCAATTGATTGTATTCGCCTCACCAGGTCCACGCAATCGGGGCTTACCCATGGTCCAGATGGGCACAGCTACAAAGCCACTGAAAGACTTGATTATTAAACAGCTTCTGATCTTTCTGATGTTATCACTGTTGGCCATGGTAGCCGGTCTTATTCTATACACTAAGGTATTACGCCGGACATTGATTCCCCTGTCCAACATGGTTAATAAAGTTCAGCAGATCGATGCAGGCAGCCTTGCAGAACGCCTTCCCGTCGTTCAGGGACAAGAGGAAGTGGATCAGCTCGCCGTTTCATTTAATGGGATGCTTGAAAGGTTGGAGAACTCGTTTGAAGCGGAGCGGGAATCGAAAGAGCAGATGCAGCGTTTCTTGTCCGATGCTTCCCATGAGCTTCGTACCCCGCTTACCTCCATTCACGGCTTCATTGAAGTTCTACAGCGGGGAGCAGCGACCAATCAGGATCAATTGTATAAAGCACTGGACAGCATGCACGGCGAATCGGTACGAATTAACAAGCTCGTTGAAGATTTACTGCTCCTGACCAAGTTGGACCAGGCTCCGAAGCAGGAGCGTGAGGTCATTCAGTTGGACAGTCTGTTGCTCGAAATGCAACCCCAACTTGCGATGATGGCTCAGCTGAGGTCCATTCATCTGGACTTGACGGCTGCGGTCCATATACTGGCTGACCCTTATAAGCTGAAGCAGGTTGTGCTGAATCTGTTCCATAATGCGGTGCAGCACACCGATCCAGAGCATGGAGCCATCTCCATTACGTTGTATGCCACGCACCATAAGGCTGAATTGTCAGTAAAGGATAACGGTACAGGTATTGAACCTGCACATCTACCCCATATCTTTGAGCGATTTTACCGCACAAGCAGTTCTCGTTCGCGCAAACAAGGTGGTGCAGGTCTCGGTCTAGCCATTACCCGCTCAATTGTGGAGTCGTATGGTGGGAAAATTACAGTACGAAGTCAGGTAGGCGTGGGAACTGAATTTATGATTTTGATGCCGCTATATAAGACTGATGTCTGA
- a CDS encoding response regulator transcription factor — protein MKLSSGIKILLADDEPHILQFLELGLSNEGFDVRTAPDGATALELALEFRPHMAILDVMMPEMDGFEVVERLRKTGAQVGVIMLTAKDEVENRVKGLWLGADDYMIKPFAFDELLARIQARLRNQFPLLIGAVTHGPFRIDDQRKEITYQNQVLELSPTEYELLKFIVLNHGIVLSKATILSRVWGYDFGGEENIVEVYVRSLRDKLGDKEHKLIRTLRGVGYRVDL, from the coding sequence ATGAAGCTTAGCAGCGGAATTAAAATACTATTGGCTGATGATGAACCACATATTTTGCAATTTCTGGAGCTTGGATTAAGCAATGAAGGCTTCGATGTGCGTACGGCACCGGATGGAGCGACTGCGCTTGAGTTGGCACTTGAATTCAGGCCACATATGGCTATTCTGGATGTCATGATGCCAGAGATGGATGGATTCGAAGTGGTCGAGCGTCTTCGTAAGACCGGAGCTCAGGTTGGTGTTATTATGCTGACAGCGAAGGACGAAGTCGAGAATCGGGTTAAGGGCCTTTGGCTGGGGGCTGATGATTATATGATCAAACCCTTTGCCTTCGACGAGCTGCTCGCTCGAATTCAGGCCAGACTGCGCAATCAATTTCCTTTATTAATAGGAGCTGTCACCCACGGTCCCTTCCGAATTGATGATCAGCGCAAAGAAATCACCTATCAGAATCAGGTCCTGGAGCTATCTCCTACCGAATACGAACTGTTAAAATTTATTGTGCTTAATCATGGGATCGTACTTAGCAAAGCAACCATTTTGAGCCGGGTATGGGGGTATGATTTTGGCGGAGAAGAAAATATTGTGGAGGTATATGTTCGCTCCTTGCGTGACAAACTCGGGGACAAAGAGCATAAACTCATACGCACGCTTCGGGGTGTCGGGTACAGGGTGGACCTCTGA
- a CDS encoding glycosyltransferase family 39 protein produces MDFVLLPIVLLAAFLNGYGIWNDQYANSYYTTAVGSMLSNFHNFFYASLDSAGSVTVDKPPVVFWIQTAFAYVFGLHGWSVILPQVLAGTGSVLLIYFMVKPTYGLAAARISALAMATVPVVAAVSRTNNIDSMLVFTLLLGSWFLFKGSKQGSAWRILVAFGLIGVAFNMKMLQAYMILPAFYLFYLFAFQAKWRRKIILMIGSTAVLSVVSLSWAVTVDSIPEEERPYIGSSETNSVMELAFGYNGLARLTGQQNTSGNAGMPNGIGQGNNRGNRGDMSSVPNQTDSGVPGAGRDANAPDTDNSNASNGRNAMGGMNGLNGNFPNGQMPNDMEMPNGRNSGGNGGGGMGGMFGTGEKGPLRLFQTELSGQASWLLPVVLLGCIAIFAGLRRRNITNKHKEALFWLAWLLPVAAFFSVAGFFHQYYLIMLAPPIAALTGAGFVAMWKLYRDRTGWQAWLLPVSVLLTTLFGWYIMQVYNDTIGAGWSISELIAGILVTVILVVMLHRTHRWKQGFIIAGFMVMLIGPIYWAFTPITYGGNSMIPAAGPTGSSSMFGGAGMGMPMGNGAGDTEMPATGGRGGMGNRNEEVDTATLNYLKEHNTGETYLFATTDYNQAAPYIIDEKAAVITLGGFSGSDPVYTTEELEELVKSGQVKYFMVGGMGGRGGNSEITDWIKEHGTEIPTSEWKTGTDSGSMDNGDTGNRAGFGFGGQTTLYEVKL; encoded by the coding sequence ATGGATTTTGTCCTTCTGCCAATTGTATTACTGGCGGCGTTTCTGAATGGATACGGTATCTGGAACGACCAATATGCCAATTCCTACTATACGACTGCCGTTGGTAGTATGCTCAGCAACTTCCACAACTTTTTCTATGCTTCACTAGACTCGGCAGGCTCCGTCACTGTAGATAAACCACCTGTGGTCTTCTGGATTCAGACAGCTTTTGCCTATGTCTTTGGATTGCACGGATGGAGTGTTATTTTGCCACAGGTATTAGCGGGAACCGGTTCGGTGCTCCTGATCTATTTCATGGTGAAACCTACATACGGTCTTGCAGCAGCACGGATCTCGGCGCTTGCAATGGCAACTGTGCCTGTCGTGGCGGCAGTCAGCCGGACCAACAATATTGACAGCATGCTGGTGTTTACACTACTGCTGGGTTCATGGTTTTTGTTCAAAGGCAGCAAACAAGGCAGTGCTTGGCGCATTCTCGTTGCCTTTGGGTTAATAGGCGTAGCCTTTAATATGAAAATGCTTCAAGCCTACATGATTCTGCCAGCTTTTTATTTGTTCTATTTGTTCGCATTTCAGGCGAAATGGAGAAGGAAGATCATTCTGATGATCGGCAGTACAGCGGTTCTGTCGGTCGTTTCCTTATCCTGGGCCGTCACTGTGGATTCCATACCCGAAGAAGAGCGTCCTTATATCGGCAGCAGTGAAACGAACTCGGTCATGGAACTGGCATTTGGATACAACGGCCTGGCTCGTCTAACGGGTCAGCAGAATACTTCAGGTAACGCTGGTATGCCAAATGGGATCGGACAGGGAAATAATCGTGGCAATCGAGGGGACATGTCTTCAGTTCCTAATCAGACGGATAGTGGTGTTCCTGGCGCTGGACGAGATGCCAATGCACCGGATACCGATAATTCAAATGCTTCAAACGGCAGGAACGCCATGGGCGGCATGAATGGGCTGAATGGCAATTTCCCGAACGGACAGATGCCAAATGATATGGAAATGCCAAACGGAAGAAATTCTGGCGGTAATGGTGGCGGAGGCATGGGAGGCATGTTTGGTACGGGGGAGAAAGGTCCTTTGCGTCTCTTCCAGACTGAACTGTCAGGTCAGGCAAGTTGGCTATTGCCAGTTGTGCTGCTTGGGTGCATTGCCATATTTGCAGGGTTAAGACGGAGAAATATAACCAATAAGCACAAGGAGGCCTTATTCTGGTTGGCCTGGCTGCTGCCGGTTGCTGCCTTTTTCAGTGTGGCAGGGTTCTTCCATCAATATTATCTGATTATGCTTGCACCTCCAATTGCAGCGCTGACTGGCGCAGGATTTGTAGCGATGTGGAAGTTATATCGTGATCGCACCGGATGGCAGGCGTGGTTGCTTCCGGTGTCCGTACTGCTTACGACGCTGTTCGGCTGGTATATCATGCAGGTGTATAACGATACGATTGGTGCAGGATGGTCGATTAGTGAATTAATCGCAGGCATTCTGGTTACGGTCATTCTGGTCGTTATGCTTCATCGCACACATCGATGGAAACAGGGCTTCATTATCGCGGGATTCATGGTGATGCTGATTGGTCCAATCTATTGGGCATTCACCCCAATTACTTATGGTGGTAACAGTATGATTCCGGCAGCAGGACCCACGGGTTCCAGTAGCATGTTTGGTGGAGCCGGAATGGGCATGCCGATGGGTAACGGTGCAGGAGATACAGAAATGCCTGCAACGGGTGGCCGAGGTGGAATGGGTAACCGTAACGAAGAAGTGGATACAGCCACATTGAATTATCTGAAAGAGCACAATACGGGCGAAACGTATCTCTTCGCCACTACGGACTATAATCAGGCAGCGCCTTATATCATCGATGAGAAGGCAGCAGTGATTACGCTTGGCGGTTTCTCCGGATCAGACCCGGTGTACACCACAGAGGAACTTGAGGAACTCGTCAAGAGCGGGCAAGTGAAATATTTCATGGTTGGTGGCATGGGTGGCCGTGGAGGAAACTCGGAAATTACCGATTGGATCAAAGAACATGGAACCGAGATTCCAACGTCAGAATGGAAGACAGGCACCGACAGCGGATCTATGGATAACGGAGACACCGGAAACAGAGCTGGCTTTGGATTCGGCGGACAGACGACCTTGTACGAAGTGAAATTATAA
- a CDS encoding glycosyltransferase family 2 protein, with product MAHAYRYSIIIPMYNEEAVIEETYRRLKKVMGSTGESYELLFVNDGSVDGSAQMIRDYARWDESVKLIDFARNFGHQIAITAGMDYAAGDAVVIIDADLQDPPELILDMIAKWEEGYEVVYARRTRRSGETRFKKWSASLFYRLLRASTDTDIPVDTGDFRLIDRKVCDEMKRLPEKNRFVRGLVSWVGFRQTAIEYERDERLAGETKYPLKRMLKLSLDGITSFSHKPLKLAGYVGAILSVGGFIYMLTVIGSAIFTDSTIKGWPSIVSIMLMFNGFILIMLGILGEYVGRIYDETKARPLYIVRDVVQAESQQVQSRLTARVAHHD from the coding sequence ATGGCTCACGCGTACCGATACAGCATTATTATTCCCATGTATAACGAGGAAGCGGTGATCGAAGAGACTTATCGGCGTCTGAAGAAGGTCATGGGCAGCACAGGAGAGAGTTATGAACTGCTGTTTGTCAATGATGGCAGCGTGGATGGAAGTGCACAGATGATTCGTGATTACGCCCGTTGGGACGAGAGTGTGAAGCTGATTGATTTTGCTCGTAACTTCGGACATCAGATTGCGATAACAGCAGGTATGGATTATGCAGCGGGGGATGCCGTGGTTATTATTGATGCGGATCTGCAGGACCCTCCCGAACTGATACTGGATATGATCGCCAAATGGGAAGAGGGTTATGAAGTCGTATATGCCCGTCGCACCAGACGAAGCGGGGAAACTCGTTTCAAGAAATGGTCGGCAAGTCTATTCTATCGTCTACTTCGTGCCTCCACGGATACGGATATCCCGGTAGACACCGGAGACTTCCGCCTCATTGACCGCAAAGTATGTGATGAAATGAAACGTCTTCCGGAGAAAAACCGATTTGTGCGCGGGTTGGTCAGTTGGGTTGGATTTCGTCAGACGGCTATTGAATATGAACGGGATGAACGTCTGGCAGGTGAAACGAAATATCCGCTGAAACGCATGCTGAAGCTGAGCCTGGATGGCATTACGTCATTTTCGCATAAACCGCTCAAGCTGGCAGGATATGTAGGTGCGATCCTGTCGGTAGGTGGATTCATCTACATGTTAACGGTTATTGGTTCAGCCATCTTTACGGATTCTACGATTAAAGGGTGGCCATCTATTGTGAGTATCATGCTGATGTTTAACGGATTCATCCTGATTATGCTGGGCATTCTGGGCGAGTATGTTGGCCGAATCTATGATGAGACCAAGGCACGTCCACTATACATTGTAAGAGACGTGGTTCAGGCCGAGAGTCAGCAAGTGCAATCCCGATTGACAGCCCGAGTCGCTCATCATGACTAA
- a CDS encoding GtrA family protein: MTKRLVTIFKFGIVGVANTAVDAAVFAILALVGMPILIAQGVSYSCGVANSYWLNGRWTFRDAMRGGNDRAKLIRFLITNLIVLALSALILMTLHDVLGWSLVMSKILATLMGMVLNYMASRYWVFRIAA, translated from the coding sequence ATGACTAAGCGTCTGGTAACAATCTTCAAGTTTGGTATTGTGGGTGTTGCGAATACCGCAGTGGATGCGGCGGTGTTTGCTATACTCGCACTGGTCGGTATGCCGATTCTGATTGCTCAAGGAGTCTCGTACAGCTGCGGTGTTGCGAACAGCTATTGGCTGAACGGCAGGTGGACTTTTCGAGATGCGATGCGAGGGGGTAACGATAGAGCGAAACTTATTCGTTTTCTAATCACCAATCTCATCGTTCTTGCATTATCCGCCCTCATTCTGATGACATTGCACGATGTGTTGGGTTGGAGTCTCGTGATGAGCAAGATCCTGGCGACATTAATGGGAATGGTCCTGAACTATATGGCTAGTAGATATTGGGTGTTTCGTATAGCAGCTTAG
- the galU gene encoding UTP--glucose-1-phosphate uridylyltransferase GalU: MRIKKAVIPAAGLGTRFLPATKAQPKEMLPIVDKPAIQYIVEEAVQSGIENILIVTGRNKKSIEDHFDKSVELEHSLYAKGKQSLLEEVQAISEMANIHFIRQKEPLGLGHAIGCARQFVGDDAFAVLLGDDIMVSDPPALAQMVHLYEKTGSQIIGVRQVDAANVSKYGIIDSAGAEDRVHRVTNLVEKPSLAEAPSRTAVMGRYILKPSIFPILDQIERGAGGEYQLTDALKEISQVEELLALELKGRRYDIGDQFGYIQAILEIGLMRKELQPMLTPYLQKLATQWV; this comes from the coding sequence ATGCGCATTAAAAAAGCCGTTATTCCGGCAGCGGGTCTCGGAACCCGTTTCCTGCCAGCAACGAAGGCACAGCCTAAAGAGATGTTACCCATCGTGGATAAACCGGCTATCCAATACATTGTTGAAGAAGCAGTGCAGTCAGGCATTGAGAATATCCTCATTGTGACTGGACGTAACAAAAAATCCATAGAAGACCATTTTGATAAATCGGTTGAACTTGAACATTCTTTATATGCCAAGGGCAAACAGTCTTTACTGGAAGAGGTGCAAGCGATCAGCGAGATGGCCAATATTCATTTTATTCGTCAAAAAGAACCGCTGGGTCTGGGGCATGCCATTGGATGTGCACGGCAGTTTGTAGGAGATGATGCCTTCGCAGTACTGCTCGGCGATGACATTATGGTGTCTGATCCGCCTGCACTTGCCCAGATGGTTCATCTCTATGAAAAGACAGGCAGCCAGATCATCGGTGTCCGTCAGGTAGACGCGGCAAATGTGAGCAAATATGGCATTATTGATTCGGCTGGTGCAGAGGACCGGGTTCACCGAGTCACCAATTTGGTCGAAAAACCTTCCCTTGCAGAAGCACCATCCCGAACAGCTGTAATGGGAAGATACATTCTGAAACCTTCCATCTTTCCCATCCTAGATCAGATCGAGAGAGGGGCTGGAGGGGAATATCAGTTAACGGATGCCTTGAAAGAAATAAGTCAGGTGGAGGAGTTGTTAGCTCTTGAACTGAAAGGACGTCGCTACGATATTGGCGATCAATTCGGATATATTCAGGCGATCTTGGAGATCGGATTGATGCGCAAGGAATTACAGCCCATGCTGACACCCTATCTTCAAAAGCTTGCAACCCAGTGGGTATAG
- a CDS encoding class I SAM-dependent methyltransferase, whose amino-acid sequence MNETIIRDLIKYMDVEDNAAIQYIQTEHRMKLGHFWGIQKGNRVLEIGCGQGDTTAVLAHLVGEHGYVHGVDIAPEDYGTPLTVGEAAAKLRRSPLGDRIRMDYEFDILSDQVKFAENEFDVIVLSHCSWYLKSFDELARILSKVRTWGHQLCFAEWDARVTDVSQLSHWLSVLIQSQVECYKENSFSNVRTLFTPEDIQELVTASGWMMKEEISIHSSELQDGRWETEMTLTEAPEELKRLPIPDKVKTLLLSELKLLRTHHALGPGSPLGTYAIIANKQ is encoded by the coding sequence ATGAATGAGACTATCATCAGGGACCTTATTAAGTATATGGACGTCGAGGACAACGCCGCCATTCAGTACATTCAGACCGAGCATCGGATGAAACTGGGACACTTTTGGGGAATACAGAAAGGTAACCGTGTACTGGAAATCGGGTGTGGTCAGGGAGATACAACAGCCGTGCTTGCACACCTGGTGGGGGAGCATGGGTACGTTCATGGTGTAGATATTGCACCAGAGGATTATGGTACACCGTTGACCGTAGGTGAAGCGGCAGCCAAGCTGCGGAGATCTCCGCTGGGTGACCGAATTCGAATGGATTATGAGTTCGACATTCTAAGTGATCAGGTTAAATTTGCCGAGAATGAGTTTGATGTGATTGTACTATCCCATTGTTCCTGGTACTTGAAATCGTTTGACGAACTCGCCCGGATTCTTAGCAAGGTTAGGACGTGGGGACATCAGTTATGTTTTGCCGAATGGGATGCACGAGTAACAGATGTGAGCCAGCTCTCGCATTGGTTATCCGTTCTCATTCAGTCCCAGGTTGAATGTTACAAGGAGAACAGCTTCTCCAATGTGCGTACGCTTTTTACACCGGAGGATATTCAGGAGCTTGTCACTGCGTCAGGCTGGATGATGAAGGAAGAGATTTCGATCCATTCTTCCGAACTGCAGGACGGTCGCTGGGAAACTGAAATGACACTGACAGAAGCGCCTGAGGAACTAAAACGGCTTCCGATCCCTGACAAAGTAAAAACACTTCTTCTTTCCGAACTGAAATTACTCAGAACACATCATGCGTTGGGCCCTGGGAGTCCACTGGGGACGTATGCCATTATTGCCAACAAACAGTAA
- the asd gene encoding aspartate-semialdehyde dehydrogenase — MSAKLKVGIVGGTGMVGQRFVDLLDQHPWFEVTAISASANSAGKTYEESVQGRWKLAVPIPEAVKKIVVQDASQVEAFASQVDFIFCAVDMKKNEIQALEEAYAKTGTPVVSNNSAHRWTADVPMVIPEINPGHLDVIEAQRKRLGTKTGFIAVKPNCSIQSYVPALHALREFNPTQVVASTYQAISGAGKNFTDWPDMLDNVIPYIGGEEEKSEQEPLRIWGSIENNQIVKASAPLITTQCIRVPVTDGHLATVFVNFEKKPSKDEILERWLQFKGRPQELALPSAPKQFITYFEEENRPQTKLDRDIERGMGVSTGRLREDSLYDYKFVGLSHNTLRGAAGGAVLIAELLKAEGYIQPK; from the coding sequence ATGTCAGCAAAATTGAAAGTTGGTATCGTCGGTGGAACGGGAATGGTAGGTCAGCGTTTTGTAGACCTGCTCGATCAACATCCATGGTTTGAAGTAACAGCTATTTCTGCAAGCGCCAATTCGGCAGGTAAAACATATGAAGAATCCGTACAGGGCAGATGGAAACTCGCAGTTCCTATTCCGGAAGCGGTGAAGAAAATCGTGGTTCAAGATGCTTCGCAGGTCGAAGCTTTTGCGAGCCAGGTTGATTTTATTTTCTGCGCGGTTGATATGAAAAAGAATGAGATCCAAGCGCTCGAAGAGGCTTATGCCAAGACAGGAACACCTGTCGTGTCCAACAACTCGGCTCATCGCTGGACAGCAGATGTACCTATGGTAATTCCTGAGATTAACCCGGGACATCTGGACGTGATCGAAGCTCAACGCAAACGTCTGGGTACGAAAACCGGATTCATTGCCGTAAAACCAAACTGCTCCATTCAGAGTTATGTGCCAGCATTGCACGCTTTGCGTGAGTTCAATCCGACTCAGGTCGTTGCTTCCACGTATCAAGCCATCTCGGGAGCAGGTAAAAACTTTACGGACTGGCCGGATATGCTCGATAATGTCATTCCATACATCGGTGGCGAGGAAGAGAAGAGTGAACAGGAACCTCTCCGGATCTGGGGTAGCATCGAGAACAATCAGATCGTCAAAGCTTCTGCTCCATTGATTACCACACAATGTATTCGTGTACCGGTAACGGATGGGCATCTGGCTACCGTGTTTGTAAACTTCGAGAAAAAACCAAGCAAAGACGAAATTCTGGAGCGTTGGTTGCAGTTCAAAGGTCGTCCGCAGGAACTGGCTCTGCCAAGTGCACCAAAACAATTCATTACGTATTTTGAAGAAGAGAACAGACCACAGACAAAACTGGATCGTGACATCGAACGCGGAATGGGTGTATCGACAGGCCGACTGCGCGAAGATTCACTCTATGATTACAAATTCGTTGGATTGTCCCACAACACGCTCCGCGGAGCGGCAGGTGGTGCGGTTCTGATCGCTGAATTGCTCAAAGCCGAAGGATACATTCAACCGAAATAA